In Gammaproteobacteria bacterium, the following are encoded in one genomic region:
- a CDS encoding ATP-binding protein: MNIKLVDVTLHIDEDLNAEQRETIKESLRALDGVVSVHNPEKTPHLTIVEYDPDENSSKKILQRVRDQGAHAEIVGL, from the coding sequence ATGAATATCAAACTGGTAGACGTCACCCTGCACATCGATGAGGATCTCAACGCCGAGCAACGCGAGACCATCAAGGAGAGCCTGAGGGCGCTTGACGGTGTGGTCAGTGTCCACAATCCCGAGAAGACACCGCATCTGACGATCGTCGAGTATGACCCCGATGAAAATTCGTCGAAAAAGATTCTGCAACGCGTCAGGGATCAGGGTGCCCACGCGGAGATCGTGGGGCTGTAG